A window of Lacibacter sediminis contains these coding sequences:
- a CDS encoding YpdA family putative bacillithiol disulfide reductase, with translation MQTTHYPIIIIGGGPIGLACGIEAKKAGIPYLILEKGCLVNSLYNYPSNMTFFSTSERLEIGEVPFVSVNAKPTRAEALEYYRRVTVAYKLNINLFEEVNTVEKTTKGFSIQTTKQTYTADHIIIASGFYDIPYLLNVKGEHLPKVTHYYKDPHFYAFQKVIVVGANNSAVDAALETWRKGADVTMVIREKEVGERVKYWVRPDVVNRIEEGSIKAYYESSIMEIKEHEVIIQTPEGIKTIENDWVIAATGYQPNLSFLEKMGIALSNDDVRKPDYNEETHETNVPDIYLAGVICGGMNTSRLFIENSREHAVRIILSIQNK, from the coding sequence ATGCAAACAACACATTATCCCATCATCATCATCGGCGGTGGACCCATTGGTTTGGCCTGTGGAATTGAAGCAAAGAAAGCTGGCATTCCCTATCTCATTTTAGAGAAAGGTTGTTTGGTGAATTCGTTGTACAACTATCCCTCCAACATGACCTTCTTCTCCACATCAGAACGTTTGGAAATTGGTGAAGTGCCTTTTGTTTCGGTGAATGCAAAACCAACAAGAGCTGAAGCGTTGGAGTATTACAGAAGAGTTACTGTTGCCTACAAACTCAATATTAATCTATTTGAAGAGGTAAACACCGTTGAAAAAACGACAAAAGGGTTTTCAATTCAAACAACAAAGCAAACCTACACCGCTGATCATATCATCATTGCATCCGGATTTTATGACATCCCCTACTTGCTAAATGTAAAAGGTGAACACTTGCCGAAAGTAACACACTATTACAAAGACCCTCACTTCTATGCATTTCAAAAAGTAATTGTTGTTGGTGCAAACAATTCTGCTGTTGATGCCGCATTGGAAACATGGCGCAAAGGTGCTGATGTTACAATGGTGATCCGGGAAAAAGAAGTGGGCGAACGTGTGAAGTATTGGGTGCGTCCTGATGTAGTGAACCGCATTGAAGAAGGTTCTATCAAAGCTTATTATGAATCATCGATCATGGAAATAAAAGAACATGAAGTGATCATTCAAACACCTGAAGGAATTAAAACAATTGAAAACGATTGGGTGATTGCTGCAACCGGTTATCAACCCAACTTAAGTTTTTTAGAAAAAATGGGGATTGCCCTATCAAATGATGACGTTCGAAAGCCCGATTACAACGAAGAAACACATGAAACAAATGTGCCTGATATTTATCTCGCAGGTGTTATTTGCGGTGGCATGAACACTTCCCGCCTCTTTATCGAAAATTCAAGGGAACATGCTGTTCGCATCATCTTGTCGATACAAAACAAGTGA
- a CDS encoding THUMP domain-containing class I SAM-dependent RNA methyltransferase, producing the protein MNLFTTPSSIIITCHKRIAPYLENEVKELGFAVDEAFVTGVKLTGSINDCIKLNLNLRCASQVLYSLKQFTANDGDDVYKNLKDYAWENILPDPGYFSVTSNVNNPTINNSMFANLRVKDAIVDRLRDIRGTRPSTGAELTGTVIHLFWKNENAEVFVDTSGDSLARHGYRKIPGLAPMLEGLASATIYASVWDRVSPFINPMCGSGTLAIEAALIATNRRPGLYRTNYAFMHVQGYDDNVYIKEDALLEEQIIDVPDLKIIATDYSPKAIENAKKNAVAAGVQKLIEFAVCDFADTVVPADAKGIMMVNPEYGERLGDIQELEATYARIGDFMKQKCGGYFGYVFTGNMELAKKIGLKAKRRIEFYNSTIDCRLLEYELYSGSRREAKIAE; encoded by the coding sequence ATGAACCTGTTTACCACTCCCTCCTCCATCATCATCACCTGCCACAAACGCATTGCACCTTATCTTGAAAACGAAGTAAAGGAACTAGGCTTTGCAGTTGATGAAGCATTTGTAACCGGTGTAAAGTTGACGGGCTCCATCAACGATTGTATTAAACTCAATCTGAATCTGCGTTGTGCAAGCCAGGTGTTGTACAGTTTAAAACAATTCACTGCAAATGATGGCGACGATGTGTATAAGAACCTTAAAGATTATGCATGGGAAAACATATTGCCTGATCCCGGCTATTTTTCGGTGACGAGTAATGTCAACAATCCAACCATCAACAACAGCATGTTTGCCAACCTGCGGGTGAAAGATGCCATTGTTGATCGTCTTCGTGACATCAGAGGTACTCGTCCATCAACAGGCGCAGAATTGACGGGCACTGTTATTCATCTGTTCTGGAAGAATGAAAATGCTGAAGTGTTTGTTGATACATCGGGTGATTCATTGGCACGACATGGTTACCGGAAAATTCCCGGACTTGCACCTATGCTCGAAGGCTTGGCATCAGCAACCATTTATGCAAGTGTGTGGGATCGTGTATCGCCTTTTATAAATCCGATGTGTGGTTCGGGAACGTTGGCTATAGAAGCTGCATTGATCGCAACGAATAGAAGACCGGGATTGTACCGCACCAACTATGCATTTATGCATGTGCAGGGTTATGATGACAATGTGTACATAAAAGAAGATGCATTACTGGAAGAACAGATCATTGATGTGCCGGATTTAAAAATTATTGCAACAGACTATAGTCCGAAAGCAATTGAGAATGCAAAGAAGAATGCAGTTGCTGCGGGTGTACAAAAGCTGATTGAATTTGCGGTGTGTGATTTTGCGGACACAGTCGTTCCTGCTGATGCAAAAGGCATTATGATGGTAAATCCCGAATATGGTGAACGTTTGGGTGATATCCAGGAACTGGAAGCAACTTATGCACGCATTGGTGATTTTATGAAACAGAAATGCGGCGGGTATTTCGGTTATGTATTTACCGGCAATATGGAGCTTGCAAAAAAGATCGGATTAAAAGCCAAGCGCCGAATTGAATTTTATAACAGTACCATTGATTGCCGTTTGCTGGAATATGAATTATATAGCGGCAGCAGAAGAGAAGCGAAGATTGCGGAGTAA
- a CDS encoding DEAD/DEAH box helicase, which produces MQKKPVWLEEVLTNVKIKALNEMQVASMEAQASEKDIILLSATGSGKTLAFLLPLVEQLQAADNQTKALIIVPSRELAIQIEHVFKSMQLNLKVTCCYGGHKREIEENNLKQAPALLIGTPGRLADHIRRGNITVASIETLVLDEFDKSLELGFQEEMSFIIGSLPSVKKRVLTSATNLEDIPSFVGLNEPQKLDFLTGNEDSDTGLAIKTLNSPEKDKLETLFRLVCMLGNRSTIIFCNHRESVERTSELLKERDILNVFYHGAMEQQERDAALCKFRNGTSNILVTTDLAARGLDIANIRYIVHYHLPHTEDAFTHRNGRTARMDASGTAIVILGPDEKLPAYIPADAEQIVLPETAEIPEKPKWSTLFIAAGKKDKVNKVDIVGFLSQKGELKKEDIGLIEVKDFFAFVAVKKIKANHTLHLIKDQKIKGKKVKIAVAK; this is translated from the coding sequence ATGCAAAAGAAACCGGTTTGGCTGGAAGAGGTCCTGACAAACGTAAAAATCAAAGCGTTGAATGAAATGCAGGTGGCTTCTATGGAAGCACAGGCATCAGAGAAAGACATCATTTTATTATCTGCAACAGGCAGTGGCAAAACACTGGCCTTTCTGTTACCCCTGGTGGAACAGTTACAGGCGGCAGACAATCAAACAAAAGCACTCATTATTGTGCCATCACGTGAACTGGCGATCCAGATCGAGCATGTATTCAAAAGCATGCAGCTCAATCTGAAAGTAACCTGTTGCTATGGTGGTCATAAACGGGAGATCGAAGAAAACAATTTAAAGCAGGCACCTGCATTGCTTATTGGTACACCCGGCCGTTTGGCCGATCATATACGTCGTGGAAATATTACCGTTGCAAGTATTGAAACATTGGTACTCGATGAATTTGATAAATCACTGGAATTAGGTTTTCAGGAAGAAATGTCGTTCATCATCGGTTCACTTCCTTCTGTTAAAAAGAGAGTGCTCACTTCTGCCACCAACCTGGAAGACATTCCTTCATTTGTTGGTTTGAATGAACCACAGAAACTTGATTTTCTTACCGGCAACGAGGACTCTGATACAGGTCTTGCGATTAAAACATTGAACAGTCCTGAAAAAGATAAACTCGAAACATTGTTTCGACTGGTGTGTATGTTGGGCAACCGCTCCACCATCATTTTCTGCAACCATCGTGAATCAGTGGAGCGCACCAGCGAATTGTTGAAAGAACGTGACATTCTGAATGTGTTTTACCACGGTGCCATGGAACAACAGGAACGTGATGCGGCCTTGTGTAAATTCAGAAACGGCACATCGAACATTCTTGTTACAACTGATCTTGCTGCACGTGGTTTGGATATTGCCAACATCCGTTACATTGTTCATTATCATTTACCACATACCGAAGATGCATTCACACATCGTAACGGACGTACAGCACGCATGGATGCAAGTGGTACTGCCATTGTGATTCTGGGTCCTGATGAAAAACTGCCGGCTTATATTCCTGCTGATGCAGAACAAATTGTATTACCTGAAACAGCAGAGATACCTGAGAAACCAAAATGGAGCACGTTGTTTATTGCTGCAGGTAAAAAAGACAAAGTAAACAAAGTGGATATCGTTGGTTTCTTAAGTCAAAAAGGCGAATTGAAAAAAGAAGATATTGGCTTGATTGAAGTGAAAGACTTTTTTGCTTTTGTTGCCGTGAAAAAAATAAAAGCCAACCACACACTTCACTTAATTAAAGATCAAAAGATCAAAGGGAAGAAAGTGAAAATTGCAGTTGCCAAATAG
- a CDS encoding HopJ type III effector protein, with protein MRINDFLNKLRTQPNSILFTDTMEVIETNYDFTPVRFTNGNAVNEAGTNSGSCKLFAFAKLNGLSTEETLACFGDYYRVDVLQHPDATNHANIRNFMITGWEGISFDGEALKAIKS; from the coding sequence ATGCGTATAAACGATTTTCTCAATAAACTCCGTACACAACCCAACAGTATTTTGTTTACTGATACAATGGAAGTAATTGAAACGAATTATGATTTCACGCCGGTGCGTTTTACCAACGGCAATGCTGTAAACGAAGCCGGCACTAATTCAGGTTCATGCAAATTATTTGCGTTTGCAAAATTGAACGGGTTAAGTACCGAAGAAACACTAGCTTGCTTTGGCGATTACTATCGTGTAGATGTATTGCAACACCCCGATGCAACCAATCATGCCAACATCCGCAATTTTATGATCACCGGTTGGGAAGGCATCAGCTTTGATGGTGAAGCATTAAAGGCAATAAAAAGTTAA
- a CDS encoding acetyl-CoA C-acyltransferase: MKEVYVISAVRTPMGSFGGSLKSLTATQLGAIAIKGALQKAGVDAGKVQDVLMGCVIQANLGQAPARQAAKFAGLPNEVNCTTVNKVCASGMKAIAQAAQSIMLGDADIVIAGGMESMSNVPFYVDSMRWGNKYGNTSFIDGLAKDGLTDVYDGKAMGNAAELCAKECGISREDQDAFAIESYKRSQSAWEKGLFDNEVVPLEIPQRKGDPIVFAKDEEPYNVKFDKIPTLNPAFQKDGTVTAANASTMNDGAAALLLMSKEKADELGLKPIAKIKSYADAEQAPEWFTTTPSLAVPKAVAKAGLQMSDIAYWELNEAFAVVGIENSKRMQLDPAKVNVHGGAVSLGHPLGASGARIIVTLINVLKANNAKYGAAGICNGGGGASAMVIENTTI; encoded by the coding sequence ATGAAAGAAGTATATGTTATTTCCGCCGTTCGCACACCCATGGGAAGTTTCGGCGGCAGTTTAAAAAGCTTAACCGCTACACAGTTAGGAGCTATTGCTATTAAGGGTGCATTGCAAAAAGCAGGCGTGGACGCAGGTAAGGTGCAGGATGTCTTAATGGGCTGTGTGATCCAGGCCAATCTCGGTCAGGCACCGGCAAGACAAGCAGCAAAATTTGCCGGCTTACCCAACGAAGTAAATTGTACAACTGTAAATAAAGTATGCGCCAGTGGTATGAAGGCCATTGCGCAAGCTGCACAAAGTATTATGCTGGGCGATGCGGATATTGTGATTGCCGGTGGCATGGAAAGTATGAGCAATGTGCCGTTTTATGTGGACAGTATGCGTTGGGGAAACAAGTATGGCAATACAAGTTTTATCGATGGCCTGGCAAAAGATGGTTTGACAGATGTGTACGATGGTAAGGCGATGGGCAACGCTGCCGAGTTGTGTGCAAAAGAATGCGGTATCAGCAGAGAAGACCAGGATGCATTTGCCATTGAAAGTTACAAGCGTTCACAGTCGGCTTGGGAAAAAGGGTTGTTTGATAACGAAGTTGTTCCTCTTGAAATTCCGCAACGCAAAGGCGATCCCATTGTGTTTGCAAAAGATGAAGAACCTTACAATGTAAAGTTTGATAAAATACCAACACTAAATCCGGCTTTTCAAAAAGATGGAACAGTTACCGCAGCCAACGCAAGTACTATGAACGATGGTGCAGCTGCATTGCTGTTGATGAGTAAAGAAAAAGCAGATGAGTTGGGATTGAAACCAATTGCAAAAATCAAATCATATGCTGATGCGGAGCAGGCACCTGAATGGTTTACTACCACACCATCATTAGCAGTGCCGAAAGCAGTTGCTAAAGCAGGTTTGCAAATGAGTGATATTGCTTATTGGGAATTGAATGAAGCATTTGCTGTTGTTGGTATTGAAAACAGCAAGCGTATGCAACTCGATCCAGCAAAAGTAAATGTGCATGGCGGCGCAGTTTCGTTGGGTCATCCGTTAGGTGCAAGCGGTGCACGTATTATTGTTACGTTGATCAATGTGCTCAAAGCGAATAATGCAAAATATGGTGCTGCAGGAATCTGTAATGGAGGAGGAGGTGCCAGTGCAATGGTGATTGAAAACACAACCATCTAA
- a CDS encoding methyltransferase domain-containing protein, whose product MDRNYWERIAPNYSEEIFDVLKNDASGKIVGAIEEVASKEKTVTDIGCAIGKWIPLLATAFKYVVATDISAINLDIAKEKCKDYPNVEYQRMDMSAYTLTVTPCDVAVCINAILTDNLKKRINFFQSLNICLNQGGTLILVVPSLESKLYTNIIANRWNVDDDHKEKIESVEKAYALAKNIKQGVTDIDNVPTKHYLKEELELLLKLDGFTVDRVEKINYTWKTEFNNPPKWLDEPHPWDWMCVARKD is encoded by the coding sequence ATGGACAGAAATTACTGGGAACGTATTGCACCAAACTACAGCGAAGAAATTTTTGATGTGCTGAAGAACGATGCCAGCGGAAAGATCGTTGGAGCTATTGAAGAAGTTGCATCAAAAGAGAAGACCGTTACAGATATTGGTTGCGCCATCGGCAAATGGATCCCTTTACTTGCTACCGCATTCAAATATGTGGTAGCAACAGACATCTCTGCCATTAATCTCGACATTGCAAAAGAGAAATGCAAAGACTATCCCAACGTGGAATACCAACGAATGGATATGAGTGCTTACACGTTGACCGTTACTCCTTGCGATGTGGCAGTTTGCATTAACGCCATCCTCACCGATAATTTAAAAAAACGTATCAACTTTTTTCAATCGCTCAATATTTGTTTGAACCAGGGTGGCACATTGATCCTTGTTGTACCATCTCTCGAATCTAAACTCTACACCAACATCATTGCCAACCGCTGGAATGTGGATGATGATCATAAAGAAAAAATTGAATCGGTTGAAAAGGCATATGCTCTTGCAAAAAATATTAAGCAAGGTGTTACTGATATTGATAATGTACCCACCAAACATTACCTGAAAGAAGAACTGGAACTTTTGCTGAAACTTGATGGCTTTACAGTTGACCGGGTTGAAAAGATCAACTACACCTGGAAAACCGAATTCAACAATCCACCCAAATGGCTCGACGAACCGCACCCGTGGGATTGGATGTGTGTTGCACGCAAAGATTAA
- a CDS encoding GNAT family N-acetyltransferase: MSLITIRYASADDAELIADMSRTSFYEAFAKDNTKEDMDIFMSEQFSKEDLMKEVELSEGIFMLAYIDDEPVGYARLRVKNNLAHEQAIEVARIYALDKAIGKGVGKALMQECINKANELQMKSIWLGVWEKNERAIAFYQRWGFERFGEHQFLLGTDLQTDWLLKKTL; encoded by the coding sequence ATGAGTTTAATCACAATACGATATGCAAGCGCTGATGATGCAGAACTGATCGCCGATATGAGCCGCACTTCTTTTTACGAAGCCTTTGCCAAAGACAATACAAAAGAAGACATGGATATTTTTATGAGTGAGCAGTTCAGCAAAGAAGATTTGATGAAAGAAGTAGAACTGAGCGAAGGGATTTTTATGCTGGCGTATATCGATGATGAGCCGGTTGGTTACGCAAGGTTGCGTGTTAAGAATAATCTTGCACACGAGCAGGCCATTGAAGTTGCACGCATTTATGCATTGGATAAAGCCATTGGCAAAGGAGTAGGGAAGGCGTTAATGCAGGAATGCATCAACAAAGCAAATGAACTGCAGATGAAATCGATCTGGCTGGGAGTATGGGAAAAAAATGAACGGGCCATTGCCTTTTACCAACGCTGGGGCTTTGAACGTTTCGGTGAACACCAGTTCCTGTTGGGGACAGACCTGCAAACAGATTGGCTGCTGAAAAAGACTTTATAA
- a CDS encoding DUF3857 domain-containing protein — translation MRKLNALLVFVLVCVNGWSQTILNYSSLTLPDSLKKDADAVYHLEENVIDIESPSKMIIRTHTIATVLTKAGLHHSVVRIGVDKLRKLEEITVKVYNELGIEVSRFKKKDFKLEGAYDGITLASDDKLYELDFPVPGTPCTIETEYELNCSGFIDIPSWYFGSTTESFKKSRFVVRSAIPVKYKAYNFNGEPVVTTDAKKTVYTWELSNKPVPTKETGSYGPRVSLPWIDVSPTQFSYDGFPGSLESWKEFGKWTYPFYEETNPFKPERVEFFKSLIKDAQTEQEKISILYSYLQKEFRYVSIQFGIGGFKPFPVSFAEQKKYGDCKGLTHYMKNILNAVGIKAHAALINAGTNEYPVDPTFASNNFNHVILCVPLKNDSVWLECTSKQTLPGMLGNFTENRNALLLTENGGVLTKTPSSKSIFNKWISATDADLFEDGSAILTSKLFVSGEFWQYVDAYVNGQTKEDTKRALVNAFGYKAPDDLEVKILSDSADGHLVEIKLAYNQFYDFKAGSKHFYPLRQYKLNDENIKPAETRKHEYLFDYPYIKTDHITYKLPEGFLTETVPPVKEIRNDFIKYQNSIQLNETKTKLSVTTELQLHKHIVPPDKFNEVANSFEAIKKDEGQKIVLKKG, via the coding sequence ATGAGAAAACTAAATGCTCTGCTCGTCTTTGTTTTAGTATGTGTAAATGGATGGTCGCAAACCATCCTGAACTATTCCTCATTGACATTGCCCGACAGCTTAAAGAAAGATGCTGATGCAGTTTATCATTTGGAAGAAAACGTGATCGACATTGAATCGCCGTCTAAGATGATCATCCGTACACACACGATTGCAACAGTATTAACAAAGGCCGGCCTTCACCATTCAGTTGTACGGATTGGTGTAGACAAACTCCGCAAGCTGGAGGAAATAACGGTGAAAGTGTACAACGAACTTGGTATTGAAGTATCACGCTTTAAGAAAAAAGACTTTAAACTGGAAGGTGCATATGATGGCATTACACTGGCATCCGACGACAAATTATATGAACTTGATTTTCCCGTGCCCGGCACGCCTTGCACCATTGAAACCGAATACGAACTAAACTGTTCCGGCTTCATTGATATCCCGTCCTGGTATTTTGGAAGCACAACAGAATCGTTTAAGAAAAGCAGGTTTGTTGTAAGGTCTGCTATCCCTGTCAAATACAAAGCTTATAACTTCAATGGCGAACCTGTTGTTACAACTGATGCTAAGAAAACAGTGTACACATGGGAGTTAAGTAACAAACCCGTTCCCACAAAAGAAACCGGTTCATATGGGCCACGTGTATCATTGCCATGGATCGATGTATCTCCCACACAATTCAGTTATGATGGCTTTCCCGGCTCATTAGAAAGCTGGAAAGAATTTGGCAAATGGACCTACCCTTTTTATGAAGAAACTAATCCATTCAAACCTGAACGTGTTGAGTTTTTCAAATCATTGATCAAAGATGCACAAACGGAACAGGAGAAAATTTCCATCCTTTACAGCTATCTGCAAAAAGAATTCCGCTATGTAAGCATCCAGTTTGGTATTGGTGGCTTTAAACCTTTCCCGGTATCCTTTGCCGAGCAGAAAAAATATGGTGATTGCAAAGGTTTAACGCATTACATGAAAAACATCCTGAATGCTGTAGGTATAAAAGCACATGCTGCATTAATTAATGCCGGCACCAATGAATACCCGGTTGATCCAACTTTCGCCTCTAACAACTTTAACCATGTTATACTTTGTGTTCCATTGAAGAATGATTCTGTTTGGCTTGAATGTACAAGCAAACAAACTCTGCCTGGTATGCTTGGCAACTTTACAGAAAACAGAAATGCCTTGTTGCTTACCGAAAATGGCGGAGTACTGACTAAAACACCAAGCAGTAAAAGCATATTCAACAAATGGATATCTGCTACCGATGCAGATTTATTTGAAGACGGCTCTGCAATACTTACCAGCAAGTTATTTGTATCGGGTGAATTCTGGCAATATGTAGATGCTTATGTAAACGGACAAACAAAAGAAGATACAAAAAGAGCTTTGGTCAATGCATTTGGTTACAAGGCACCCGATGACCTCGAAGTAAAAATTCTTTCTGATTCGGCCGACGGTCATTTGGTTGAAATAAAATTAGCATACAACCAGTTCTATGATTTCAAAGCAGGCAGCAAACACTTCTATCCTCTCCGTCAGTACAAATTGAATGACGAAAACATTAAACCTGCCGAAACAAGAAAACATGAATACCTGTTTGATTATCCTTATATCAAAACAGATCATATAACGTACAAACTGCCTGAAGGCTTCTTAACAGAAACTGTGCCCCCGGTAAAAGAGATCAGGAACGATTTTATTAAATACCAGAACAGCATTCAGCTGAATGAAACTAAAACAAAACTCAGCGTTACTACTGAACTGCAGCTGCACAAACACATTGTACCACCCGATAAGTTTAATGAAGTGGCCAACAGTTTTGAAGCCATTAAAAAAGATGAAGGACAAAAGATCGTTCTGAAAAAAGGATAA
- a CDS encoding DUF3857 domain-containing protein yields the protein MKMTRMISLLLLLNFHNETSAQEITPFGKIDKEEFATKECSYDKEAIAEYLIDMAEVRYYATGSTFLNETTPRIRIKILNEKALELANVRIGFYSKDKQEYIRAIEGYTYNLNSNGELEETKLEKKSIFVQNIDENTAMMVFSMPNVKVGSIIEYRYEHTRCNYFGIEDWAFQRPYPVRYSEYNVEIPTTFAFDYHIRHTLPVEETTETNIRRFVMKDVPGLEREPFMSSLKDYLQRIDFQHRFFKRQSQETNWGKLIYLILENESFGLQLNKNIYKTTNLPDELKNLSNPINRLNTIVDYVKREVTWNGKTSIWVQEGIKNALDKHYGNSADMNLLLLSLLREAGFKAYPVLVSTRSNGKVNSSYPFLHQFNNVYVCTETNGNPHIIDVTNFTNPVTQVPWDVQFTEGLLVDKAIGQFIKLGDTTNRFKLSTSVWVDITNDGKIAGTANVFAFEYAKDERLKSLRQGEKKYLSDYFTTPHPDFKFDSLKYKNQKIDSLPLENVIQFSGTLNSSGDYMFYSPNFLMELEKNEFISDKRFTDIEFGYIQYYNMFTTLRFPQGFELEELPNNTRMIMPDTSISLQRFVSRNENSISMRYTLEIKRPTFYADEYPEFKIFYAKLFEILNEQIVFKRKTIPKP from the coding sequence ATGAAGATGACACGTATGATTTCGTTGTTGCTTTTACTTAATTTTCACAACGAAACCTCGGCTCAAGAAATTACACCTTTCGGTAAAATTGACAAAGAAGAGTTTGCTACAAAAGAATGCAGTTACGATAAAGAGGCCATTGCTGAGTACCTAATTGATATGGCAGAAGTGCGTTATTACGCAACAGGTAGTACTTTCCTGAACGAAACAACACCACGCATTCGTATCAAAATACTGAATGAAAAAGCGCTGGAACTCGCCAACGTACGTATTGGATTTTATAGCAAAGACAAGCAGGAGTACATACGTGCAATTGAAGGATACACTTATAACCTTAACTCAAACGGCGAACTGGAAGAAACCAAACTCGAAAAAAAATCAATATTTGTTCAAAATATAGACGAGAATACTGCGATGATGGTATTTTCAATGCCCAACGTAAAAGTAGGAAGCATAATTGAATATCGATACGAGCATACCAGGTGTAATTATTTTGGAATTGAAGATTGGGCATTTCAGCGGCCCTATCCGGTTCGTTACAGCGAGTACAATGTAGAAATACCCACAACCTTTGCTTTTGATTATCATATTCGGCACACTCTCCCTGTGGAAGAAACAACTGAGACTAACATACGGCGCTTTGTAATGAAAGATGTTCCCGGCCTTGAAAGAGAACCGTTCATGAGCAGCTTAAAAGATTATCTACAACGTATCGACTTTCAGCATCGTTTCTTTAAAAGACAATCACAGGAAACCAATTGGGGCAAACTGATATACCTTATATTAGAAAACGAATCCTTTGGCCTACAACTAAATAAGAATATTTACAAAACCACAAATCTTCCCGACGAATTAAAAAATCTCAGCAACCCAATTAATCGCCTGAATACAATTGTAGACTATGTGAAACGGGAAGTAACCTGGAATGGCAAAACATCAATATGGGTACAGGAAGGAATAAAAAATGCATTAGACAAACACTATGGCAATAGTGCCGACATGAATCTTCTACTCCTCAGCCTTTTGAGAGAAGCAGGATTTAAAGCGTACCCGGTTTTGGTCAGTACCAGAAGTAATGGAAAAGTGAACAGCAGTTATCCTTTCCTACACCAGTTTAACAATGTATATGTATGCACCGAAACAAATGGAAATCCGCATATTATTGACGTTACCAATTTCACCAATCCCGTTACACAGGTTCCCTGGGATGTTCAGTTTACAGAAGGCTTGTTGGTTGACAAAGCAATTGGACAGTTTATAAAACTTGGCGACACAACAAATCGGTTTAAACTTTCTACTTCAGTTTGGGTCGACATTACAAATGACGGAAAAATTGCAGGCACCGCAAATGTTTTTGCATTTGAATATGCCAAAGACGAACGTTTAAAATCGTTACGGCAGGGTGAGAAAAAATACCTATCGGATTATTTTACCACACCCCATCCCGATTTCAAATTCGATTCACTGAAATACAAAAACCAAAAAATCGACAGTTTGCCACTTGAAAATGTTATACAATTCAGCGGCACTTTAAACAGCAGTGGCGATTATATGTTTTACTCTCCCAATTTTCTAATGGAGTTGGAGAAGAATGAATTCATTTCCGACAAACGTTTCACCGATATTGAATTTGGATACATCCAGTATTACAATATGTTCACCACCCTCCGTTTCCCGCAAGGCTTTGAACTGGAAGAACTGCCAAATAACACCCGTATGATAATGCCCGATACCAGTATTTCGCTTCAACGTTTTGTAAGTAGGAATGAAAACAGTATTTCTATGCGTTATACGCTTGAAATAAAACGTCCGACTTTTTATGCAGATGAATATCCCGAATTCAAAATATTTTATGCTAAACTGTTTGAAATATTGAATGAACAAATTGTATTCAAAAGAAAAACAATACCTAAGCCATGA